One window from the genome of Variovorax sp. PAMC26660 encodes:
- a CDS encoding DUF4280 domain-containing protein, whose product MGMHVCMGATLQCSFGAAPSSLVVLPVSGVVTSGVPGATIMDNKPLANILPFGTCNSMSNPMVAAATAAALGAFTPMPCIPVTVAPWAPGSPTVLLGNMPALQDSSKLACNWGGVIQVVVPGQFTSMVP is encoded by the coding sequence ATGGGCATGCATGTCTGCATGGGGGCCACGCTGCAGTGCAGCTTCGGCGCCGCGCCTTCCAGCCTTGTGGTGCTGCCCGTGAGCGGCGTGGTCACCAGCGGCGTGCCGGGCGCCACCATCATGGACAACAAGCCGCTGGCCAACATCCTGCCCTTCGGCACCTGCAACAGCATGTCGAACCCGATGGTGGCCGCTGCCACCGCCGCCGCGCTCGGCGCCTTCACGCCGATGCCCTGCATTCCGGTGACGGTCGCGCCCTGGGCGCCCGGTTCGCCCACGGTGCTGCTCGGCAACATGCCCGCGCTGCAGGACAGCTCCAAGCTCGCCTGCAACTGGGGCGGCGTGATCCAGGTCGTCGTGCCGGGGCAGTTCACCTCCATGGTTCCCTGA
- a CDS encoding ABC transporter substrate-binding protein, giving the protein MSNNTRHLTGMHIALRRLALPALLAFAGLCASSGVGAAGERPVAQGVIAAPATAAPVVAVAASATSTAATTSDVPAAPPAPVITNGLVRVPDGRLLAPDIARIVTRGELVVAMLKVDTPPFFFFDDSGQWTGLEVGLAQSLAKELGVKLRFNRDAGTFNAVVDLLASGQADLAISKLSRTLARTQTIAFSDSYLTLNHSLILNRVKFAQLSHGRPLPEVIRNFNGSIGVIAKSSFADYARTNFPHAKVQEFPTWNDVLAALHKGEIVSAYRDEFEVKRVLKADPTVSLVLRTVTLKDLEDTLGIGVAVTDPTLLAYVNQFLAQRTEKLDIQKVLQALER; this is encoded by the coding sequence ATGTCGAACAACACACGACACCTCACGGGCATGCACATCGCGCTGCGGCGCCTTGCCCTTCCCGCCTTGCTGGCATTCGCCGGCCTCTGCGCGAGCAGCGGCGTTGGCGCGGCGGGCGAGCGGCCCGTGGCGCAGGGCGTGATCGCCGCGCCTGCCACGGCTGCACCCGTGGTGGCAGTCGCCGCTTCCGCAACATCCACGGCCGCCACCACGTCGGACGTCCCCGCAGCGCCGCCCGCCCCGGTGATCACCAACGGCCTCGTGCGGGTGCCCGACGGCCGCCTGCTCGCACCCGACATCGCGCGCATCGTCACGCGCGGCGAGCTCGTGGTGGCCATGCTCAAGGTCGACACGCCGCCATTCTTCTTCTTCGACGACAGCGGCCAGTGGACCGGGCTGGAAGTGGGCCTGGCGCAGTCGCTCGCCAAGGAGCTGGGCGTCAAGCTGCGCTTCAACCGCGACGCCGGCACCTTCAACGCGGTGGTCGACCTGCTGGCCAGCGGCCAGGCCGACCTGGCCATCAGCAAGCTGTCGCGCACGCTGGCGCGCACGCAGACCATCGCCTTCAGCGACTCATACCTCACGCTGAACCACTCGCTGATCCTCAACCGCGTGAAGTTCGCACAGCTCTCGCACGGGCGGCCGCTGCCGGAGGTCATCCGCAACTTCAACGGCAGCATCGGCGTGATCGCCAAGTCGTCGTTCGCGGACTACGCGCGCACCAACTTCCCGCACGCCAAGGTGCAGGAATTCCCGACGTGGAACGACGTGCTGGCGGCCCTGCACAAAGGCGAGATCGTGAGCGCCTACCGCGACGAGTTCGAAGTCAAGCGCGTGCTCAAGGCCGATCCCACCGTGTCGCTCGTGCTGCGCACCGTGACGCTGAAGGACCTGGAGGACACGCTGGGCATCGGCGTGGCCGTGACCGACCCCACGCTGCTGGCCTACGTCAACCAGTTCCTTGCCCAGCGTACCGAGAAGCTCGACATCCAGAAGGTCCTGCAGGCACTCGAGCGCTGA
- a CDS encoding dicarboxylate/amino acid:cation symporter, with translation MNPSKFYAFVLNPWVVIISLGAGVAFGMLAPALATTLGFVGDIYVDLLKMITLPFMVSAVIFSLQRLFRDGGTASLLGRVALVFLAFSAFVAIAGAATLLILRPGENLPASTMQTFGQIVGGDLSASDTAMNLRGVDEVKKTASFADMLVSLVPANIFSALANGDTLKTLVFALLFGLAVGHVPTRISDGLTQALETVYHACQTLMRWLSFPLPVVLFCMSAAQLGKTGIEPLRAMGAFVLAFLVVSVLLLAVACVIIWKRSNGTLGQTLNAMRGPFALALATRSSATCMPIMIESLVTRLGFARSRVELLVPLTVSLLRIGPVVYYVCATLFIAQIYGRSLSAVEIGIVLTSSVLAGFASAGMTGLVTVSLIGMTCTYLGLPFEAAFILFLAVDPVCDMLRTLVLVIGNTAAVAVVCPRPLKI, from the coding sequence ATGAATCCCTCCAAGTTCTACGCCTTCGTCCTCAACCCCTGGGTCGTGATCATCAGCCTCGGGGCCGGCGTCGCCTTCGGCATGCTCGCACCCGCGCTCGCGACCACCCTGGGCTTCGTGGGCGACATCTACGTCGACCTGCTGAAGATGATCACGCTGCCCTTCATGGTCTCGGCCGTGATCTTCAGCCTGCAGCGGCTGTTCCGCGACGGCGGCACCGCGAGCCTGCTGGGCCGCGTGGCGCTGGTGTTCCTCGCGTTCTCGGCCTTCGTGGCCATTGCCGGCGCAGCCACGCTGCTGATTCTTCGCCCCGGCGAGAACCTGCCGGCCAGCACCATGCAGACCTTCGGCCAGATCGTCGGCGGCGACCTGAGCGCCAGCGACACGGCCATGAACCTGCGCGGCGTCGACGAAGTCAAGAAGACCGCGAGCTTCGCCGACATGCTGGTGAGCCTGGTGCCGGCCAACATCTTCTCGGCGCTGGCCAACGGCGACACGCTCAAGACGCTGGTGTTCGCATTGCTGTTCGGCCTGGCGGTGGGGCACGTGCCCACCCGCATCTCCGATGGCCTGACGCAGGCACTGGAGACGGTCTATCACGCCTGCCAGACGCTGATGCGCTGGCTGAGCTTTCCGCTGCCGGTGGTGCTGTTCTGCATGAGCGCGGCGCAGCTGGGAAAAACCGGCATCGAGCCGCTGCGTGCGATGGGCGCCTTCGTGCTGGCGTTCCTGGTGGTGTCGGTGCTGCTGCTGGCGGTGGCGTGCGTGATCATCTGGAAGCGCTCCAACGGCACGCTGGGGCAGACGCTCAATGCCATGCGCGGCCCCTTCGCGCTGGCACTGGCCACGCGCAGCAGCGCCACCTGCATGCCGATCATGATCGAGAGCCTGGTCACGCGGCTGGGCTTCGCGCGCTCGCGGGTCGAACTGCTGGTGCCGCTCACGGTGTCGCTGCTGCGCATCGGGCCGGTCGTGTACTACGTGTGCGCCACGCTCTTCATCGCGCAGATCTACGGGCGCTCGCTGTCGGCAGTGGAGATCGGCATCGTGCTCACTTCGTCGGTGCTCGCGGGCTTCGCCTCGGCGGGCATGACGGGGCTGGTGACGGTGTCGCTGATCGGCATGACCTGCACCTACCTGGGCCTGCCCTTCGAGGCGGCATTCATCCTGTTCCTGGCGGTGGACCCGGTGTGCGACATGCTGCGCACGCTGGTGCTGGTCATCGGCAACACAGCGGCCGTCGCTGTCGTGTGCCCCCGGCCACTGAAGATCTAG
- a CDS encoding aspartate/glutamate racemase family protein, translated as MSRIGVLGGMGPSATVDFMEKIIQLTPATRDQEHLPVIVANLPHVPDRSSAILGTGPDPLSALLAGIDVLNGIGVGVIAIPCNSSHHWYAQMAAHSRAPLIHIAQSCVAAVATAPNERAVRVAVLATRGALASGFYQQALRERDIDFIVPDATTGQDHVDACIRAVKGGDVQAGAAAFELALEALAATGATAVIMGCTELPIAAHAANAAGHSALTLIDSSLELARATVAFALDRGWNKPTWVS; from the coding sequence ATGTCACGCATCGGCGTTCTCGGCGGCATGGGCCCATCGGCCACGGTGGACTTCATGGAAAAGATCATCCAGCTCACGCCCGCCACGCGCGACCAGGAGCACTTGCCGGTGATCGTGGCGAACCTGCCGCACGTGCCGGACCGCTCCAGCGCCATCCTGGGCACGGGGCCCGACCCGCTGAGTGCGCTGCTCGCGGGCATCGACGTGCTCAACGGCATCGGCGTGGGCGTGATCGCGATTCCCTGCAACTCGTCGCACCACTGGTACGCGCAGATGGCCGCGCACAGCCGGGCGCCGCTGATCCATATCGCGCAGTCGTGCGTGGCCGCCGTCGCGACGGCGCCGAACGAACGGGCCGTGCGGGTGGCGGTGCTCGCCACGCGCGGCGCACTCGCCTCGGGCTTCTACCAGCAGGCGCTGCGCGAACGCGACATCGACTTCATCGTGCCCGACGCCACGACCGGCCAGGACCATGTGGACGCCTGCATCCGCGCCGTGAAGGGCGGCGACGTGCAGGCCGGCGCGGCCGCCTTCGAGCTTGCACTCGAAGCCTTGGCCGCCACCGGTGCCACCGCGGTGATCATGGGCTGCACCGAGTTGCCGATTGCCGCACATGCCGCGAACGCCGCCGGGCACAGCGCGCTGACGCTGATCGACAGCTCGCTGGAGCTGGCCCGCGCCACCGTCGCCTTCGCGCTCGACAGGGGATGGAACAAGCCGACATGGGTTTCCTGA
- a CDS encoding dicarboxylate/amino acid:cation symporter, whose protein sequence is MGFLTRMSHSLLALLLCMAAGAVAGVYAPAVGDVAYTAAQVYLSIVSMAAIPLLVVATFFGLRQTMGLPFPGRRIAMIAGLALLLVASCAGTGLALGWVNAPGAHLDADAREHLGELVQKAGDGGDLEMRLYESGTQATPIERPRATVVPDNFFRVLVEGRSLGILSCALIFGLAFAALARTQHAALNHMFEGIYRTLELIIARANILLPVVAFGMSAHVFSQTDAVTIRAMSGFLLHFVVLVALLGMAAIAVIHRRGNQPLAHVLQHLKTPMLVSLMSSSTTASIPHTIEAMSARLGFSRGIVELVVPTASVFLRAGSALYYVLLALFVANLYDRTLSAADIGMIGTGATVAAFASAGNNSLTNVGYAGIVLSLLQLPIEAALALFLAIDLICEGPRNLLTLLASCALISIVSAGLPSERVTAPAADATPPQPLRLVLTRGHIALLAGCSVLASLLILLMGIAVGARQAVLPSAAYATSAATNPGISR, encoded by the coding sequence ATGGGTTTCCTGACGCGCATGTCCCACAGCCTGCTCGCCCTGCTGCTGTGCATGGCGGCAGGCGCTGTCGCGGGCGTGTATGCGCCCGCGGTGGGCGACGTGGCGTACACCGCGGCGCAGGTGTACCTGTCGATCGTGAGCATGGCGGCCATTCCGCTGCTGGTGGTGGCCACCTTCTTCGGCCTGCGACAGACCATGGGCCTGCCCTTTCCAGGCCGGCGCATCGCGATGATCGCGGGCCTTGCGCTGCTGCTGGTGGCGAGCTGCGCGGGCACCGGGCTGGCGCTGGGCTGGGTGAATGCGCCGGGCGCGCATCTGGACGCCGATGCACGCGAGCACCTCGGCGAACTGGTGCAAAAGGCCGGCGACGGCGGCGACCTCGAGATGCGCCTGTACGAAAGCGGCACGCAGGCAACACCCATCGAACGCCCCCGGGCCACGGTGGTGCCCGACAACTTCTTCCGTGTGCTGGTGGAAGGGCGCTCGCTGGGCATCCTGTCGTGCGCGCTGATATTCGGCCTGGCCTTCGCCGCGCTGGCGCGCACGCAGCATGCCGCGCTCAACCACATGTTCGAGGGCATCTACCGCACGCTCGAACTCATCATCGCGCGCGCCAACATCCTGCTGCCGGTGGTGGCCTTCGGCATGTCGGCGCATGTGTTCTCACAGACCGACGCGGTGACGATCCGCGCCATGAGCGGCTTCCTGCTGCATTTCGTGGTGCTGGTGGCGCTGCTGGGCATGGCCGCCATCGCGGTGATCCACCGGCGCGGCAACCAGCCGCTGGCCCATGTGCTGCAGCACCTGAAGACGCCGATGCTGGTGAGCCTGATGTCGTCGAGTACCACGGCCAGCATTCCCCACACCATCGAGGCGATGAGCGCGCGCCTGGGCTTCAGCCGCGGCATCGTCGAGCTGGTGGTGCCCACCGCATCCGTGTTCCTGCGCGCGGGCTCGGCGCTTTACTACGTGCTGCTGGCGCTGTTCGTGGCCAACCTGTACGACCGCACGCTCAGCGCGGCCGACATCGGAATGATCGGCACCGGCGCGACGGTCGCGGCCTTCGCCTCGGCGGGCAACAACAGCCTGACCAACGTGGGCTATGCGGGCATCGTGCTGTCGCTGCTGCAGTTGCCCATCGAAGCGGCGTTGGCGCTGTTCCTGGCCATCGACCTGATCTGCGAGGGGCCGCGCAACCTGCTCACGCTGCTGGCCAGCTGCGCGCTGATCTCGATCGTGTCGGCCGGCCTGCCGTCGGAGCGCGTGACGGCGCCCGCGGCAGACGCGACGCCCCCGCAGCCGCTGCGCCTGGTGCTCACGCGCGGCCACATCGCGCTGCTGGCGGGCTGCAGCGTGCTGGCCTCCCTGCTGATCCTGCTGATGGGCATTGCCGTGGGCGCGCGGCAGGCCGTCCTGCCCTCCGCCGCGTATGCGACTTCCGCCGCGACGAATCCTGGAATTTCGCGATGA
- the tssK gene encoding type VI secretion system baseplate subunit TssK, with protein sequence MSDVHRAAPITDRIEWHEGMLLSPQHFQQFSARMDSLVAWQTLAAVPFSWGVRRLVFDQDLLPANLLRVQALDAILPDGTAVQYSAAEAAHGTLELSLASHAEQLANGPLDIYLTLPVTGLTRHRSDTVRYRSVSGAPLEDAVSDAEPADIPRMLPRLALSAGAVPPGTHVHLRLGQVFKENEVVKLGDVQPPLLEVARDNPLWTAAAALLGQLRGKAAFVAKQTAVPSSRVDDRLAHLELKDRLRSLLSGLPHAEAVLRTPHLHPLPMYWSLCALLASLSLLRPGGLPPLPMDYDHANPSRVFKPLLQALRDAVSEVSQEYREHKFEFRQGAFETTLQPPWLAGTRIVVGLRGQSDKDLLAWMDSAIIGSQSAYPSLRERRVLGAVRRPIESADELGLRPGSGYLLYAIQTSTALTVPGELLVIANANEGATAQPPQEIVLFIKD encoded by the coding sequence ATGTCTGACGTGCACCGCGCCGCGCCCATCACCGACCGCATCGAGTGGCATGAAGGCATGCTGCTGTCGCCGCAGCACTTCCAGCAGTTCTCGGCGCGCATGGACTCCCTCGTGGCCTGGCAGACGCTGGCCGCCGTGCCCTTCAGCTGGGGCGTACGCCGACTGGTGTTCGACCAGGACCTGCTGCCCGCCAACCTGCTGCGCGTGCAGGCACTGGACGCGATCCTGCCGGACGGCACCGCCGTGCAGTACTCGGCCGCCGAGGCCGCGCACGGCACGCTCGAGCTGTCGCTCGCATCGCATGCGGAGCAACTGGCCAACGGGCCGCTCGACATCTACCTCACGCTGCCGGTTACCGGCCTCACACGGCATCGCTCCGATACCGTGCGCTATCGCTCGGTATCTGGCGCGCCGCTGGAAGACGCCGTGTCGGACGCCGAGCCCGCGGACATTCCACGCATGCTGCCGCGCCTGGCGCTCAGCGCCGGCGCCGTGCCGCCCGGCACGCACGTGCACCTGCGCCTGGGCCAGGTGTTCAAGGAAAACGAGGTGGTGAAGCTGGGCGACGTGCAGCCACCGCTGCTGGAGGTGGCGCGCGACAACCCGCTGTGGACGGCGGCTGCCGCCCTGCTGGGCCAGTTGCGCGGCAAGGCCGCCTTCGTTGCGAAGCAGACGGCCGTGCCGTCCTCGCGCGTGGACGACCGCCTTGCGCATCTCGAACTGAAGGACCGGTTGCGCAGCCTGCTGTCGGGCCTGCCGCATGCCGAGGCCGTGCTGCGCACGCCGCACCTGCATCCGCTGCCGATGTACTGGTCGCTGTGCGCGCTGCTGGCGTCGCTGAGCCTGCTGCGGCCCGGCGGCCTGCCACCGCTGCCGATGGACTACGACCATGCGAACCCCTCGCGCGTGTTCAAGCCGCTGCTGCAGGCGTTGCGCGATGCGGTGTCCGAGGTGAGCCAGGAATACCGCGAGCACAAGTTCGAGTTTCGCCAAGGGGCCTTCGAGACCACGCTGCAGCCGCCGTGGCTGGCCGGCACGCGCATCGTGGTCGGCCTGCGCGGCCAGTCGGACAAGGACCTGCTGGCCTGGATGGACAGCGCCATCATCGGCTCGCAGTCGGCCTACCCCTCGCTGCGCGAGCGCCGCGTGCTGGGCGCGGTGCGCCGGCCCATCGAGTCGGCCGACGAGCTCGGCCTGCGCCCCGGCTCGGGCTACCTGCTCTACGCCATCCAGACCAGCACCGCGCTGACCGTGCCCGGCGAGCTGCTGGTGATAGCCAATGCCAACGAAGGCGCCACCGCGCAGCCTCCGCAGGAAATCGTGCTGTTCATCAAGGACTGA
- a CDS encoding DotU family type IV/VI secretion system protein: MARTLPDLAVDDHITKQFRAFYDEIVKARDRTVESRETDPDMVAQALARHLENLLELQSLESRRDSTRFELENVADARYLKAALADEILLQTPWVGRERWTAHLLESSLFRTNIAGDLVFSRIEELLSAREPSKRDIARLYLFALALGFQGKYRGSGETARLLGYREELFQFVYQRPADFSGRDRVVSERAYASTLSHIAPRKLPTLSRWTVLFLLGVASLLAVSELLWLWQSWPVRQVLQPGAVDASGAYQR, translated from the coding sequence ATGGCACGCACCCTTCCCGACCTTGCGGTCGACGACCACATCACCAAGCAGTTCCGCGCGTTCTACGACGAGATCGTGAAGGCCCGCGACCGCACCGTCGAATCGCGCGAGACCGACCCCGACATGGTGGCGCAGGCGCTGGCCCGCCACCTGGAAAACCTGCTGGAGCTGCAGTCGCTCGAATCGCGCCGCGACAGCACGCGCTTCGAGCTGGAGAACGTGGCCGACGCGCGCTACCTGAAGGCCGCGCTGGCCGACGAGATCCTGCTGCAAACGCCGTGGGTCGGGCGCGAGCGCTGGACCGCCCACCTGCTGGAGTCTTCGCTGTTTCGCACCAACATCGCGGGCGACCTGGTGTTCAGTCGCATCGAAGAGTTGCTGTCGGCCCGCGAGCCCTCGAAGCGCGACATCGCGCGGCTGTATCTCTTTGCGCTGGCGCTGGGCTTCCAGGGCAAGTACCGCGGCAGTGGCGAAACAGCGCGCCTGCTCGGCTATCGCGAGGAACTGTTCCAGTTCGTCTACCAGCGGCCGGCCGATTTCTCGGGCCGCGACCGCGTGGTGTCCGAGCGGGCGTATGCGAGCACGCTCTCGCACATCGCGCCGCGCAAGCTGCCCACGCTGAGCCGCTGGACGGTGTTGTTCCTGCTGGGCGTCGCCTCGCTGCTGGCGGTGTCGGAGTTGTTGTGGCTGTGGCAGTCGTGGCCGGTGCGGCAGGTGCTGCAGCCGGGTGCGGTCGATGCGTCGGGGGCCTACCAGCGATGA